One genomic window of Magnolia sinica isolate HGM2019 chromosome 3, MsV1, whole genome shotgun sequence includes the following:
- the LOC131238703 gene encoding stigma-specific STIG1-like protein 1: MKLVKTIFIMAIAMALIMACTGTVTVDEVADSIPTNLPSSQDHPSSLRGISRFLAQEKPKTLKCWQNPDICLPRGSPGPSCCRNKCVNLITDRGNCGVCGKMCKYTEACCRGECVYLSFDKRHCGRCNNRCAKSDYCIYGMCNYA; this comes from the coding sequence ATGAAGTTGGTCAAGACCATCTTCATCATGGCTATAGCCATGGCTCTAATCATGGCATGCACCGGCACGGTTACGGTGGATGAAGTGGCCGACTCCATCCCGACCAACCTCCCATCGTCTCaagaccatccatcttctctccGAGGGATAAGCCGCTTTCTCGCTCAGGAGAAACCGAAAACGCTCAAATGCTGGCAGAACCCAGATATCTGCCTACCCCGGGGAAGCCCTGGTCCCAGCTGTTGCAGAAACAAGTGTGTGAACCTGATAACGGACCGCGGGAATTGTGGAGTTTGCGGGAAAATGTGCAAATACACTGAGGCTTGTTGTAGGGGGGAATGCGTTTACCTTTCATTCGACAAGAGGCATTGCGGTCGATGCAACAACCGATGCGCAAAAAGCGATTATTGCATATATGGCATGTGCAATTACGCTTGA